A genomic stretch from Anaerosporomusa subterranea includes:
- a CDS encoding transposase has translation MNNHVHLLFREKQLGDISLIMKRLLTQYAMCFNRKYQRAER, from the coding sequence ATGAATAACCATGTCCATCTTTTGTTCCGGGAAAAGCAGCTGGGTGATATATCGTTGATCATGAAGCGTTTATTGACCCAATATGCCATGTGCTTTAATCGTAAATACCAGCGCGCGGAGCGCTGA
- a CDS encoding RidA family protein encodes MTNVKTYDHGLWDHGITQGYSVNGTIYISGQFSHDMEGAFIGEGDIEAQTRQTLENLDRVLEGFGVTKSNLAYMEIYLTNAQEHFEPVLRLFKEYVGQHRPAGSLIGVTYLASPEQLIEISAVAHTD; translated from the coding sequence ATGACTAATGTTAAAACCTACGATCACGGTCTTTGGGATCACGGTATTACCCAAGGTTACAGCGTCAACGGCACTATCTACATTTCGGGGCAATTTTCCCACGATATGGAGGGTGCGTTCATTGGCGAGGGCGATATCGAAGCACAGACCCGACAGACCCTTGAAAATCTCGATCGCGTACTGGAGGGATTTGGTGTCACGAAGTCCAACCTCGCTTATATGGAGATCTATCTAACAAATGCGCAAGAGCATTTCGAGCCAGTCCTCCGGCTGTTCAAGGAATACGTGGGACAACATCGGCCGGCCGGCAGCCTCATCGGCGTGACTTACTTGGCGTCCCCTGAGCAACTGATCGAAATCAGCGCCGTCGCACACACCGACTAA
- a CDS encoding winged helix-turn-helix transcriptional regulator, with product MSMADYKEKGNIQETPFGYTLSVIGGKWKMLIVYLLAENQPVRFNDLKRKIGAITFKTLSSQLKELEADGMVRRKEYPQIPPKVEYSLTHKAETLLPVLEQLCEWGVKNRNN from the coding sequence ATGAGTATGGCTGACTATAAAGAAAAGGGTAATATTCAAGAGACACCTTTTGGTTATACATTGTCAGTGATTGGTGGTAAATGGAAAATGCTTATTGTTTACCTCCTGGCAGAAAACCAACCAGTTCGATTTAATGATCTGAAGAGAAAAATAGGAGCTATTACCTTTAAAACATTGAGTTCACAACTTAAAGAATTGGAAGCAGATGGGATGGTTAGACGGAAAGAGTATCCTCAAATTCCCCCTAAAGTTGAGTACAGTCTCACACATAAAGCAGAAACTCTATTACCTGTTTTGGAACAGTTATGTGAGTGGGGAGTAAAAAACCGCAATAATTAA
- a CDS encoding polysaccharide deacetylase family protein produces the protein MNAGDIKNKVDKIWGKLWTCGVTESRDNRVIKIIKRRLAIGSLCILFFLMASSIPLERTIAKSAESKILVLAYHRIGDTADMLTRTREQFQNDLVELRNNGYSTISLQQAEDFFAGKDNYLPPKMVLLTFDDGYADNYENAFPILKQHGDVGTFFLITNLVDTPNRLSSMQIREMHAEGMSFGSHTATHPSMGELTDSQIEEELYQSKQFLKYTFGQPANAIAYPKGGYSSNVIKIAKKMNYTLGFTIKPGVCTSGKDLLELNRIPVFRYTRNIVKTINNSQK, from the coding sequence ATGAATGCCGGTGACATCAAAAATAAAGTAGATAAAATTTGGGGGAAATTATGGACTTGTGGCGTAACTGAGTCTCGCGACAATAGGGTGATTAAGATAATAAAACGTAGGTTGGCCATTGGGTCACTATGTATACTCTTCTTTTTAATGGCATCTTCCATACCTTTAGAGCGAACAATAGCAAAGTCAGCCGAGTCTAAAATACTAGTGCTTGCTTATCATCGGATAGGTGATACAGCGGATATGTTGACACGTACTCGAGAACAGTTCCAAAACGACCTAGTGGAACTTCGCAACAACGGATACAGTACGATTTCTCTGCAACAGGCCGAAGATTTTTTTGCGGGGAAGGATAATTACTTACCGCCTAAAATGGTGCTACTGACATTTGACGACGGCTATGCTGACAATTACGAAAACGCCTTTCCCATACTCAAACAGCATGGTGATGTTGGCACTTTTTTTCTGATAACTAACTTAGTCGATACGCCTAATCGTTTGTCTTCTATGCAAATAAGGGAAATGCATGCAGAAGGAATGAGCTTTGGTTCACATACCGCTACACACCCTTCAATGGGAGAACTTACTGATAGCCAAATTGAGGAAGAGTTATATCAGTCTAAGCAATTTCTTAAATATACATTTGGTCAACCTGCTAATGCAATTGCTTATCCGAAGGGCGGTTATTCCTCTAATGTCATTAAGATAGCGAAAAAGATGAATTATACTTTAGGATTTACGATTAAGCCGGGAGTATGTACTTCCGGGAAGGATTTATTAGAATTAAATCGTATTCCTGTATTTAGATACACTCGGAATATAGTGAAAACGATTAATAATAGTCAAAAGTAA
- a CDS encoding HAD family hydrolase, with product MYKTVIFDIDGTLIDTEHAVLSSLQKMLNDDYGKYYTFEELHFVLGIPGAQSLPQLGISDIASANERWNVYMKGFFWSVKVFDGVAEVLASLADHKVCTGIVTSKTREELRSDFIPFGLMKYLSFIVCADDTDEHKPNPKPILKFLEIANAEPKTSVYIGDTDYDFQCARSAGIDFGLALWGSKTPDVMAQHKLAKPADIIQLILKERWGSSHSEWFMNRNDI from the coding sequence ATGTATAAGACTGTCATTTTTGATATCGATGGCACACTCATTGATACTGAACACGCCGTTCTTTCATCTCTTCAGAAAATGCTTAATGATGATTATGGCAAGTATTATACATTCGAGGAGCTACATTTTGTACTTGGGATACCAGGGGCACAGTCTTTGCCCCAATTGGGTATTTCGGATATTGCAAGCGCGAATGAACGATGGAATGTTTATATGAAAGGTTTCTTTTGGTCTGTTAAAGTCTTTGATGGAGTAGCTGAGGTATTGGCAAGCCTGGCTGATCATAAGGTATGCACTGGGATTGTGACTTCAAAGACAAGAGAGGAATTAAGAAGCGATTTTATTCCTTTTGGTCTCATGAAGTATTTGTCCTTTATCGTTTGCGCCGATGATACTGATGAGCATAAGCCCAATCCAAAACCGATACTAAAATTCCTGGAAATAGCAAATGCAGAGCCGAAAACCTCAGTGTATATAGGCGATACTGATTACGACTTCCAGTGCGCCCGCAGCGCGGGAATTGATTTTGGATTAGCCTTGTGGGGAAGTAAAACACCAGACGTTATGGCTCAACATAAACTGGCAAAGCCTGCCGATATTATACAGTTGATTCTAAAAGAGAGGTGGGGATCTTCCCACAGCGAGTGGTTTATGAACAGAAACGATATATGA